In one Vampirovibrio chlorellavorus genomic region, the following are encoded:
- a CDS encoding proton-conducting transporter transmembrane domain-containing protein yields the protein MVLNLLLVAIVALYGISALALYLMKSKGPCTEVRQWSEISAWMALFLGILWSFQSFTTASPVSTGYFLNGPLQALLVPYILLMGLLVKRFAYHYLQTDADYPLFFLKIKLLIASLLLFVLSNHALITVGCWMFSGVMMYFLIGHVKTPAAINSARMALNRFLLGDLFLVIGVTGLINLSDSLFLSDWYGLAAQPNNLTLLISLLFVSVGAFSKTAIIPFHKWLVHTLVAPTPVSAIMHAGFVNAGAVLFSKLAPLLASQPVVLAFILFMGLVSALYGSSAMLVQSDVKRYLAFSTVGQMGFMMMECGLGAFHLAIFHLVVHGFFKARLFLSAGSVIEYRQAIRDVKSEQAQRSGTQGTVSQRLKTAGIIAGSVAVSWLFLLQIEALRNLVTQLPSLLLSVLVLSSLFIQTTIIKTKGSGFKGLGVATLFSVLLVVAYLMYEWLAIGALPVFHQVTVSDPPMMLALTNVAFLTAGLLAWLASLNLLPIPSSLKEKCYVLLLNAAGGNPQRSTFSARF from the coding sequence ATGGTTTTAAACCTGTTGTTAGTCGCTATTGTCGCCTTGTACGGAATCAGCGCCCTGGCTTTATACCTGATGAAATCCAAAGGCCCCTGTACGGAAGTGCGCCAGTGGAGTGAAATTTCCGCCTGGATGGCCCTGTTTCTTGGAATTTTATGGAGTTTTCAGTCGTTTACCACGGCTTCCCCCGTTTCAACGGGTTATTTTTTAAATGGGCCCCTTCAGGCCTTGCTGGTTCCCTACATTTTGTTAATGGGCTTATTGGTCAAGCGTTTTGCCTACCATTACCTGCAAACGGATGCCGATTATCCCTTATTTTTTCTGAAAATCAAGTTGCTGATCGCCTCCCTGCTGCTTTTTGTGTTGAGTAACCACGCCCTGATTACGGTGGGCTGCTGGATGTTTTCCGGCGTGATGATGTACTTCCTGATCGGCCACGTCAAAACGCCCGCTGCCATCAACTCGGCGCGCATGGCCCTCAACCGCTTTTTACTGGGCGATCTGTTTCTGGTCATCGGCGTCACGGGCCTGATTAACCTGAGTGATAGCCTGTTTCTCTCCGACTGGTACGGTCTGGCGGCACAGCCCAACAACTTGACCTTGTTGATCTCTTTGCTGTTTGTGAGTGTCGGGGCTTTCTCCAAAACGGCCATTATTCCTTTTCATAAATGGCTGGTTCACACGCTGGTGGCCCCTACCCCGGTTTCGGCCATTATGCACGCCGGGTTTGTGAACGCCGGGGCTGTTCTCTTTTCCAAGCTGGCGCCCTTGCTGGCTTCGCAGCCGGTGGTTCTGGCCTTTATTCTGTTTATGGGGCTGGTGTCCGCTCTTTACGGCAGTTCCGCCATGCTGGTCCAATCGGATGTCAAGCGTTATCTCGCGTTTTCCACGGTGGGCCAAATGGGCTTTATGATGATGGAGTGCGGATTGGGCGCTTTTCATCTGGCTATTTTCCACCTGGTGGTTCACGGTTTTTTCAAGGCTCGCCTCTTCCTGTCCGCGGGTAGTGTCATTGAGTACCGGCAGGCCATTCGGGACGTTAAAAGCGAGCAGGCTCAACGGAGCGGCACACAGGGAACCGTTTCCCAGCGCCTCAAAACCGCCGGGATTATCGCGGGTAGCGTTGCGGTGAGCTGGCTGTTCCTGCTGCAAATTGAAGCCTTGAGAAATCTGGTGACTCAACTGCCCTCGTTGTTGCTGAGCGTGCTGGTATTGTCTTCACTGTTTATCCAGACCACTATCATTAAAACCAAGGGCAGTGGTTTCAAAGGTCTGGGCGTTGCCACCCTGTTCAGTGTCTTGCTGGTGGTGGCCTACCTGATGTATGAGTGGTTGGCCATTGGTGCCCTCCCCGTTTTTCATCAGGTAACAGTTTCAGATCCGCCAATGATGCTGGCGCTGACCAACGTGGCCTTTCTGACGGCTGGTTTGTTGGCCTGGTTGGCCTCGTTAAACCTGTTGCCCATCCCCTCGTCTCTGAAAGAAAAGTGCTACGTGCTGCTGCTGAACGCCGCTGGTGGCAATCCACAGCGCAGCACCTTTTCGGCCCGTTTCTAG
- a CDS encoding LysR family transcriptional regulator, whose translation MKFIDPQLLYTFVKLAYAGQFTKAANQVGLSQSAVSQQIQKLEALLGVALIDRTRKNVNLTPQGQAFLVKAENLLLQHESLISEFNQSNVAGRIRFGSPEDFATAYLPNILARFTNLYPQVHLEVNCELTLKLLEAYEQGDYDLIVFKQEPSHQLDRAVSLWEEPLVWVKGKRYNLEQALEAGNVRLVLAPQPCVYRSRAIEALERHNIGWEQVYTSQSIAGNIAAVRGGLGVTVLPITSVPPELLHSSHAQDLLPPLEATQIKLLAIPQPSQAIQAFQDFIQDSLAAIDTFH comes from the coding sequence ATGAAATTTATTGATCCGCAATTGCTTTATACGTTCGTCAAGCTGGCCTATGCCGGTCAGTTCACCAAGGCGGCCAATCAGGTGGGCCTCAGTCAGTCCGCGGTCAGTCAGCAAATCCAGAAGCTGGAAGCCTTGCTGGGTGTTGCGCTGATCGATCGCACCCGGAAAAACGTCAACCTGACTCCGCAGGGGCAAGCCTTTCTGGTCAAGGCGGAAAACCTGTTACTGCAGCACGAAAGTCTGATCAGTGAGTTCAACCAGAGCAATGTGGCGGGCCGTATCCGTTTCGGCTCCCCCGAAGATTTTGCCACCGCTTACTTGCCCAATATTCTGGCCCGATTCACCAATCTATACCCGCAGGTGCATCTGGAGGTGAATTGTGAGCTGACCCTGAAGCTGCTGGAGGCTTATGAACAAGGGGACTATGACCTGATTGTTTTTAAACAGGAGCCGTCACATCAGCTGGATCGGGCCGTTTCCCTGTGGGAAGAGCCACTGGTTTGGGTCAAGGGCAAGCGATACAATCTGGAACAGGCCCTGGAGGCTGGCAACGTTCGTCTGGTTCTGGCGCCGCAGCCTTGCGTATACCGTTCCCGGGCCATTGAAGCCCTGGAACGTCACAATATCGGTTGGGAGCAGGTCTACACCAGCCAAAGTATCGCCGGGAATATTGCCGCTGTCCGGGGTGGTTTGGGTGTGACCGTTTTACCCATCACCAGCGTTCCCCCGGAATTGTTACATTCTTCACACGCTCAGGATTTACTTCCACCGCTGGAGGCCACCCAGATCAAGTTACTGGCCATACCCCAGCCTTCGCAGGCTATTCAGGCTTTTCAGGATTTTATTCAGGACTCCCTGGCTGCCATAGATACCTTTCATTAG
- a CDS encoding carbonic anhydrase, with the protein MKRLAKGTLVFKDKVFNPNKAFFQPLSQEQHPVALMFTCCDSRVEPAIITQSPPGTLFMVKNPGNLVPEYQAGASTSEAAAIEFALTVLDVHHIIVCGHTDCAALKALFNLEGMPGESAIHQWLAPHAKVLDALEERQDLEAALNELIRRNIIQQLQNLRSYPEVASRLAKGQLHLYGWKYRLETGETMLIDPFSCKPEPLSTIIAQLEEEARPEMTLGQMEKQVP; encoded by the coding sequence ATGAAGCGATTGGCGAAAGGCACCCTTGTCTTTAAAGACAAGGTCTTTAACCCGAACAAGGCGTTTTTTCAGCCTTTGTCCCAGGAACAACACCCGGTGGCCCTGATGTTTACCTGCTGTGACTCCCGGGTGGAGCCTGCCATTATTACCCAGTCGCCTCCCGGCACGCTGTTTATGGTTAAAAATCCGGGCAATCTGGTGCCTGAATATCAGGCGGGGGCCAGCACCAGCGAAGCCGCGGCCATAGAATTCGCCCTGACCGTGCTGGATGTTCATCACATTATTGTGTGTGGGCATACCGATTGCGCTGCCCTGAAGGCGCTCTTCAATCTGGAAGGAATGCCCGGGGAGTCCGCCATCCATCAGTGGCTGGCCCCCCACGCCAAAGTGCTGGATGCGCTGGAAGAGCGGCAGGATCTGGAGGCAGCGCTCAATGAGCTGATTCGTCGTAATATTATTCAACAGTTACAGAACCTGAGGAGTTACCCGGAAGTGGCCAGTCGTCTGGCGAAAGGGCAGCTCCACCTGTACGGCTGGAAATACCGTCTGGAAACGGGTGAAACCATGTTGATTGATCCTTTTTCCTGTAAGCCGGAGCCTCTGTCCACGATCATTGCCCAGCTTGAGGAAGAGGCTCGACCGGAAATGACCCTCGGTCAGATGGAAAAGCAAGTCCCATAG
- the rlmB gene encoding 23S rRNA (guanosine(2251)-2'-O)-methyltransferase RlmB → MSGGSRYVYGKNSVKALLDTSPTKVFKVFLAEGLKPDKRVQAIQESARQAKIPVQVVPRQKLDQMLRGQEAALAEANPDLPENREEGGISHQGVMASVAPKTLLNLPALLQLCEARKATGKHPRLLMLDGVTDPRNFGAILRVADAAGIDGVIIPKQHSAGFGPAVSKTASGAEETVAIAVVSNLNQGIQQVKDAGFWVAGAANDTGAVDYHRQDYQMPLLLIMGSEGKGLASLVRKNCDFLVKIPMHGTVDSLNVATATAILLFEMVKPQKKA, encoded by the coding sequence ATGAGCGGTGGCTCCCGGTATGTGTACGGAAAAAATAGCGTTAAAGCCCTGCTGGATACCAGCCCGACCAAGGTGTTCAAAGTGTTTCTGGCGGAAGGGTTAAAGCCCGACAAGCGGGTGCAGGCCATTCAGGAGAGTGCCCGACAAGCCAAAATTCCGGTGCAGGTGGTACCCCGCCAAAAGCTGGATCAGATGCTGCGGGGACAGGAGGCCGCCTTGGCCGAAGCCAATCCTGACCTTCCTGAGAATCGGGAGGAGGGTGGCATCAGCCATCAGGGGGTCATGGCCTCGGTGGCTCCCAAAACCCTGTTGAACCTGCCTGCCCTGCTCCAGCTTTGTGAGGCCAGAAAGGCCACGGGCAAACACCCCCGCCTGTTGATGCTGGACGGGGTGACCGATCCTCGGAACTTTGGGGCCATTTTGCGGGTGGCTGATGCCGCTGGTATTGACGGGGTGATTATCCCCAAGCAGCACAGCGCCGGTTTTGGCCCGGCGGTTTCCAAAACGGCTTCCGGGGCGGAGGAAACCGTGGCCATCGCCGTGGTCTCCAATCTCAATCAGGGCATTCAACAGGTGAAGGACGCCGGTTTCTGGGTGGCCGGGGCGGCCAATGATACCGGGGCCGTGGATTATCACCGGCAGGATTACCAAATGCCCCTGTTGCTGATTATGGGCAGCGAGGGTAAAGGGCTGGCCTCGCTGGTTCGCAAGAACTGCGATTTTCTGGTCAAAATTCCCATGCACGGTACCGTGGATTCCCTGAACGTGGCTACGGCCACCGCCATTTTACTGTTTGAAATGGTGAAACCGCAGAAGAAAGCATAG